One window of the Montipora foliosa isolate CH-2021 chromosome 4, ASM3666993v2, whole genome shotgun sequence genome contains the following:
- the LOC137999094 gene encoding uncharacterized protein, with protein sequence MWRALRKALKSTSNSSRCLGQIPSSAEKGDETKTTLDEQKDCSSTQRVGDHRKLVLNTYIDGDNFHVGFNIQRLILGLLTKNEKSRALRFSTRFARGKDEDTSNPFSDEVRSWCNGVLTLSSLLACRKFLTDEKSPLHVNVYKIPSQVLSRILANKPYITLGVIPITERSQTHIGNAKPTDALDEAIASFQSNFSECTAAAQNKLGIKFASMKQHEKAYLLFAQASERGHPLAQFNLGLCFELGKGVDKDLVKAAECYKNAVAQGQTGAMYNLALFYMEGLGGLPKDSQHSLKLLEEAAENGLCKAQLYLGLYYADESSNHCNYSKAIPYLEMAAGKRDPSAEFHLGVCYERGLGTERNMCKAANLYKSAALHGHTGAQYNMGVFYENGLGGFSVNKTEATRYYRMAAEAGDEDARHNLLLLRKQMEAEKRIRHPTEPQNLVFSLFKQINQPSGSLPRCSSSPGILDAVARENKQQSALATSASKPPNPLLAF encoded by the exons ATGTGGAGAGCTTTAAGAAAAG CACTAAAAAGTACATCGAACTCCTCACGTTGCCTTGGGCAGATTCCATCATCTGCTGAGAAGGGAGACGAGACAAAAACAACTCTAGACGAACAGAAAGACTGCAGCTCTACACAGCGCGTTGGAGATCACAGGAAACTTGTGCTAAACACCTACATAGATGGCGATAACTTTCACGTGGGCTTTAACATCCAACGCTTGATATTGGGACTGTTAACGAAGAATGAAAAATCCCGAGCACTCAGATTTTCAACCCGGTTTGCTCGAGGGAAGGATGAAGATACTTCGAATCCATTTTCTGATGAAGTTCGATCG tGGTGCAACGGAGTTCTTACATTGTCCAGTCTCCTTGCTTGTCGCAAGTTTCTCACAGATGAAAAGTCTCCACTTCATGtgaatgtgtacaaaattccaTCTCAAGTACTCTCAAGAATATTAGCTAACAAACCATACATTACTTTGGGTGTAATCCCTATAACAGAGAGATCTCAAACTCATATAGGAAATGCCAAGCCGACTGATGCCCTTGATGAAGCTATAGCATCATTCCAATCAAACTTTAGCGAGTGTACAGCTGCTGCCCAGAACAAGCTAGGAATCAAGTTTGCATCTATGAAACAACATGAAAAGGCATATCTTCTTTTTGCCCAAGCTAGTGAAAGAGGCCATCCTCTGGCACAGTTTAACCTTGGTCTTTGCTTTGAGCTTGGAAAAGGGGTTGACAAAGATCTTGTTAAGGCAGCAGAGTGCTATAAAAATGCAGTTGCCCAGGGACAAACTGGTGCCATGTATAATCTAGCTTTGTTTTATATGGAAGGGCTTGGTGGCCTGCCTAAAGATTCACAGCATTCCCTGAAACTTCTTGAAGAAGCCGCTGAAAATGGCTTGTGCAAAGCTCAATTATACCTAGGGTTGTATTATGCGGATGAGTCCTCAAACCACTGCAATTACTCAAAGGCAATACCCTACCTTGAAATGGCTGCTGGTAAAAGAGATCCATCAGCTGAATTCCATCTGGGAGTTTGCTATGAACGTGGTCTTGGCACTGAGAGGAACATGTGCAAAGCAGCTAATTTGTACAAGTCTGCAGCATTGCATGGTCACACTGGAGCACAGTACAACATGGGTGTCTTCTATGAAAATGGTCTTGGTGGGTTCAGTGTCAACAAGACGGAGGCAACTCGCTATTACCGCATGGCAGCTGAAGCGGGAGATGAAGATGCAAGGCACAATCTGTTGCTGCTGAGAAAACAAATGGAAGCAGAGAAGCGCATTAGACATCCCACTGAGCCACAAAACTTggtgttttctttatttaagcAAATAAACCAGCCATCAGGAAGTCTTCCACGCTGCTCTTCAAGTCCTGGAATTTTAGATGCTGTAGCGAGAGAAAATAAACAGCAAAGTGCTCTTGCAACTTCTGCAAGCAAACCACCAAATCCATTGCTGGCATTTTGA